A portion of the Oxynema aestuarii AP17 genome contains these proteins:
- a CDS encoding translation initiation factor: MAASKRKSKSDGVVYREFGNSPNADATARPIQELPPNQQQIRIQASRKGRKGKTVTEITGFQCKPDTLASISKQLKAQCGTGGTVKESTIEIQGEHKQKILEILTQLGYQAKISGG; this comes from the coding sequence ATGGCCGCTTCCAAACGCAAATCCAAGAGCGACGGCGTCGTTTACCGAGAATTTGGCAACTCGCCCAATGCAGACGCCACCGCACGACCGATTCAAGAACTGCCCCCCAACCAGCAACAAATCCGCATCCAAGCTTCTCGTAAAGGGCGTAAAGGTAAAACCGTCACCGAAATTACGGGCTTTCAGTGTAAACCCGACACCCTCGCCAGCATCAGCAAACAGTTAAAAGCGCAATGTGGCACCGGAGGAACGGTCAAAGAAAGTACGATCGAGATTCAAGGGGAACACAAACAAAAAATCCTCGAAATCCTCACCCAACTCGGCTATCAAGCCAAAATTAGCGGCGGTTAG
- a CDS encoding RRXRR domain-containing protein, producing MENDLIRVPVVSKEGKLLMPTQPSWARHWLKEGKAVKRRSDVGMFYRQLIVEGGEATQLIAVRVDPGKKCLGIAIRRLRATLFQADLILCFDRVRFSMKQRRIIHRWGQFLAGKVFLMARNRGLLISDSRPSLTCPEVGLSWR from the coding sequence TTGGAGAACGATCTTATCCGAGTACCTGTCGTTTCAAAAGAAGGAAAACTACTGATGCCAACTCAGCCGAGTTGGGCCAGACATTGGCTTAAAGAAGGTAAAGCAGTTAAGCGGCGATCGGATGTTGGTATGTTCTACAGACAGTTAATCGTAGAGGGAGGAGAAGCTACCCAACTCATCGCTGTCCGAGTTGACCCCGGAAAAAAGTGTTTGGGGATAGCTATTCGACGCCTGAGGGCCACTCTATTTCAAGCCGACCTCATTTTATGTTTCGACAGGGTTCGCTTTTCGATGAAACAGCGCCGGATAATACACAGATGGGGTCAGTTTTTGGCGGGTAAGGTTTTTTTGATGGCCAGAAACAGGGGTTTGCTGATTTCGGACTCAAGACCTTCCCTTACCTGTCCCGAGGTGGGGCTGTCTTGGAGGTGA
- a CDS encoding PAS domain S-box protein, whose protein sequence is MKNLRLLLVASELSTYNAIRQLLPKIELFSVELGWVRSDRAMREKWLGREEIDIYLIAATLGEAHDYWSLLSLPGREGAIAPGVVVVVETASQGRALLSRGAADYLAIDELSAPVLERSLRLGMSARVTGARRSRTPVVRDRSSVGVREASPQENRARRPISAGVGDGRSNLKQSWPPLHWFKPRDREGYLLSQQSASELLREHSLTEDMFDRAAFGLFILDASFRVVWMNRTLEQFFGLPREAAIGRDKRRLIRDRIAHIFENGAAFAEKVFKTYSDNSYIEQFECHVLPGENRAERWLQHWSQPIAEGLYAGGRIEYYTDITACKRAEAQLRASQCFVDRMTQALPNIVYIYDLDARRNIYSNHRILDVLGYTPEQIQAGGEQWIWDTVHPDDRPMLLDLHQRCLQLKDGEVLENKIRYKHANGQYRTLICRSVVFARDESGRPTQVLGSAEDLTEQQSIATQLWESESRLQTIVNNTSDGIAIVDLRGKIRFINPAAARLFGRGLDKMVDLEFGIPISEGVCEIGILRDRGEVCMTEMTVARTEWSGESVSIVCLRDISERHRAETALRESEERFRQLADNLQSVFWLMSPNWDTLFYLSPAYEKIWGRSLAALYERPERWVESVHPDDLHLLSDLIAEHWLGRSTICEYRIVRPDGEIRWILARTVPIADERGEITQVAGIAEDITDRKQAERQLKYRLSLETVLADISRELATSEAVDFVDLFRRLGEVMGADRVELQQQVHGGESLRVASWQNSSSPQDDSALAESATPAVASEEVRDKLLVPIRDRLGRMWGEIGVYHRRNHWQAWSEEDSQLLRVLGDTIYTYDARRQTQEQLRASEELYAGIFQHSAARIFLLKLSGEGHWVYETVNEVDEKAIGSSVKALQGKRPRAVLPKDVAMILERNCRVCQERGTPTTYEETLTTSGKLQMWRTTLVPIRDRSGAIVQVQGSSYDVTEEKQAIAEQLRQTRYYHLLSSLSLKIRQSLQIEEILAIAVRELQHTLHGDRVVFYRIEEDESASVLHEAIRPGWPAMLGNAKLTPQWISQYLRRASDRGIYACSDIATAPLLPAHRNLLDRYRVRAYIVVPILLNPLPGSESEISEDSGPTTYLWGLLCVHQCEQTREWTTFEIELLQQLGNQLSIALYQAQLLAHEIRQRQELTRSNSELEQFAYIASHDLQEPLRTIASFTQLLARRYHDRLDAKAERYINHIVDGSLRMQTLIEDLLQYSRVRTRAKPFEEIETDQVLEIALANLQSAIESNQATISASTLPSVKGDRAQLVQLFQNLIGNAIKYRRQDPPEIAIDAKREGDRYRFCIEDNGIGIDPKHRDRIFQIFQRLHTIQEYPGTGIGLAVCQKIVQRHGGRIWVESELGRGSKFYFTLAVPSI, encoded by the coding sequence ATGAAAAACTTGCGACTTTTGCTCGTCGCTTCCGAGCTGAGCACGTACAATGCGATCCGCCAGTTACTACCAAAGATCGAACTTTTTTCCGTCGAACTGGGGTGGGTTCGCAGCGATCGCGCCATGAGGGAAAAGTGGCTCGGTCGAGAGGAGATCGATATCTACCTGATCGCGGCAACTCTCGGGGAAGCGCACGATTACTGGAGTTTACTCTCCCTTCCCGGTCGTGAGGGCGCGATCGCCCCGGGAGTGGTGGTGGTGGTTGAAACAGCTTCCCAGGGACGGGCCTTGTTGAGCCGAGGCGCCGCCGATTATTTAGCGATCGACGAACTGAGTGCGCCTGTTTTAGAACGATCGCTGCGCTTGGGAATGAGCGCTCGCGTCACGGGCGCTCGGCGATCGCGAACCCCGGTCGTGCGCGATCGTTCCTCCGTGGGCGTTCGCGAAGCATCTCCCCAGGAGAATCGTGCTCGTCGTCCCATTTCAGCCGGGGTCGGCGACGGGCGCTCGAACTTAAAACAGAGTTGGCCCCCCCTGCACTGGTTCAAACCCCGCGATCGCGAAGGATATCTTCTCAGCCAGCAAAGCGCTTCAGAACTGCTGCGCGAACATTCGCTGACCGAAGACATGTTCGATCGCGCCGCCTTCGGGCTGTTTATTTTAGACGCCAGTTTTCGCGTCGTCTGGATGAATCGAACCCTGGAACAGTTTTTCGGATTACCCCGCGAAGCGGCGATCGGACGGGATAAGCGACGCTTAATCCGCGATCGCATCGCCCACATTTTTGAAAACGGCGCCGCATTTGCCGAAAAAGTGTTCAAAACCTATAGCGACAATAGCTATATCGAACAATTTGAATGTCACGTGCTTCCCGGAGAAAACCGAGCCGAACGCTGGCTGCAACATTGGAGTCAGCCGATCGCAGAAGGACTGTATGCCGGAGGTCGGATCGAATACTATACCGACATCACCGCTTGCAAGCGCGCCGAAGCGCAGTTACGCGCCAGTCAGTGCTTTGTCGATCGCATGACCCAAGCGCTGCCCAACATTGTCTATATTTACGACCTCGACGCTCGCCGCAATATCTACAGCAATCACCGGATCTTGGATGTTTTAGGCTATACCCCCGAACAAATACAAGCAGGTGGGGAGCAGTGGATTTGGGACACGGTTCATCCCGACGATCGCCCGATGTTGCTCGACTTGCACCAGCGTTGTCTTCAACTCAAAGATGGAGAAGTTTTAGAAAACAAAATCCGCTACAAACACGCCAACGGTCAATATCGAACCTTAATTTGTCGCAGCGTCGTCTTTGCGCGCGACGAGAGCGGACGACCGACCCAAGTGCTCGGAAGTGCCGAAGATCTTACCGAACAGCAATCGATCGCCACCCAGCTTTGGGAAAGTGAAAGCCGCTTGCAGACGATCGTCAACAATACCTCCGATGGAATCGCGATCGTCGATTTGCGCGGGAAAATTCGGTTTATCAATCCGGCAGCAGCGCGCTTGTTCGGGCGAGGATTAGATAAAATGGTCGATCTCGAATTCGGCATTCCGATTTCCGAAGGCGTCTGCGAAATCGGCATTTTGCGCGATCGCGGCGAAGTCTGCATGACCGAAATGACCGTCGCGCGCACGGAATGGTCCGGAGAATCCGTCTCTATCGTGTGCTTGCGCGATATCAGCGAACGCCATCGCGCCGAAACCGCCTTGCGCGAGAGTGAGGAGCGCTTTCGCCAGCTCGCCGACAATTTGCAAAGTGTTTTTTGGCTGATGTCCCCCAATTGGGATACCCTGTTTTACCTCAGTCCCGCTTACGAGAAGATATGGGGGCGATCGCTGGCGGCGCTCTACGAACGACCCGAACGATGGGTCGAAAGCGTGCATCCCGACGATCTCCACTTGTTGTCCGACCTGATTGCAGAGCATTGGTTGGGGAGATCGACCATCTGCGAGTATCGCATCGTCCGTCCCGATGGTGAAATACGCTGGATTTTGGCGCGCACCGTGCCGATTGCCGACGAACGCGGCGAAATTACCCAAGTGGCGGGAATTGCCGAAGATATTACCGATCGCAAACAAGCGGAACGACAGCTTAAATATCGGCTGTCTTTAGAAACGGTCTTGGCGGACATCTCCCGAGAGCTGGCGACCAGCGAAGCCGTGGATTTCGTCGATCTGTTCCGGCGCTTGGGCGAAGTCATGGGCGCCGATCGCGTCGAATTGCAGCAGCAAGTGCACGGGGGCGAGTCGCTCCGTGTCGCCTCCTGGCAGAATAGTAGCTCCCCGCAGGACGATTCCGCCCTCGCTGAAAGTGCGACTCCGGCGGTTGCAAGTGAGGAAGTGAGGGACAAACTGCTCGTTCCCATCCGCGATCGCCTCGGTCGGATGTGGGGCGAAATTGGCGTTTACCACCGTCGGAACCATTGGCAAGCTTGGTCTGAAGAAGACAGTCAGTTATTGCGCGTGTTAGGCGATACGATTTATACTTACGACGCCCGTCGCCAAACCCAAGAACAGTTACGCGCCAGTGAGGAACTTTATGCGGGGATCTTCCAGCATTCGGCGGCCCGTATTTTTCTGTTAAAACTCAGTGGCGAGGGCCATTGGGTTTACGAAACGGTCAATGAGGTGGATGAAAAAGCGATTGGCTCGAGCGTCAAAGCGTTGCAGGGAAAACGCCCCCGCGCGGTTTTGCCGAAAGATGTGGCTATGATTTTAGAACGCAACTGCCGGGTTTGTCAGGAACGGGGAACCCCGACGACCTACGAAGAAACGTTGACGACCAGTGGCAAATTGCAAATGTGGCGCACGACCTTAGTGCCGATTCGCGATCGCTCCGGGGCGATCGTTCAGGTGCAAGGGTCGTCTTATGACGTGACCGAAGAGAAACAGGCGATCGCCGAACAACTGCGCCAAACCCGCTACTATCACCTCCTCAGTTCCCTCAGTCTCAAAATTCGCCAGTCGTTGCAAATCGAGGAAATTTTGGCGATCGCCGTGCGCGAACTGCAGCACACCCTACACGGCGATCGCGTGGTCTTCTATCGGATCGAAGAAGACGAAAGCGCTAGCGTCCTTCACGAAGCCATTCGTCCCGGGTGGCCCGCCATGTTGGGCAACGCCAAGCTCACCCCCCAGTGGATTTCCCAATACTTGCGTCGTGCCAGCGATCGCGGGATTTATGCCTGTTCCGATATCGCTACAGCTCCCCTCTTACCCGCCCATCGCAACTTATTGGATCGATATCGAGTACGCGCCTATATCGTCGTCCCCATCCTCCTCAATCCCTTACCCGGTAGCGAAAGCGAAATATCGGAAGATTCCGGTCCGACCACTTATTTATGGGGGCTACTGTGCGTCCATCAGTGCGAGCAAACTCGCGAGTGGACGACCTTTGAAATTGAGTTATTGCAACAGTTAGGCAACCAACTGAGTATTGCTTTATATCAAGCGCAGTTACTCGCCCACGAGATCCGACAGCGACAAGAATTAACCCGGTCGAATAGCGAACTCGAACAATTTGCCTATATCGCCTCTCACGACTTGCAAGAACCCTTGCGAACGATCGCCAGCTTTACCCAGTTACTGGCGCGTCGCTATCACGACCGTCTCGACGCTAAAGCCGAACGCTATATCAATCACATTGTCGATGGGAGTTTGCGAATGCAAACGTTAATCGAGGATTTATTGCAATATTCCCGGGTGAGAACCCGCGCCAAACCGTTTGAGGAGATCGAGACCGACCAGGTTTTAGAAATTGCTCTGGCGAATCTGCAAAGTGCGATTGAAAGCAATCAGGCGACGATTTCCGCCTCGACATTACCCTCGGTCAAAGGCGATCGCGCCCAATTAGTGCAGTTATTCCAAAATTTAATTGGAAATGCGATTAAATATCGCCGTCAAGATCCGCCAGAGATCGCGATCGATGCTAAACGCGAAGGCGATCGCTATCGATTTTGTATTGAAGATAATGGCATCGGGATCGATCCGAAACACCGCGATCGCATTTTCCAGATCTTTCAGCGTCTCCACACGATTCAAGAATATCCCGGGACGGGCATCGGTCTGGCGGTCTGTCAGAAAATCGTTCAGCGTCACGGCGGTCGCATTTGGGTCGAGTCCGAACTCGGTCGCGGGTCGAAGTTCTATTTCACGTTAGCGGTTCCCTCAATCTAA
- a CDS encoding tetratricopeptide repeat protein has protein sequence MNKRSWLDIAEYLSVAGSVVGSGVAVASQQTVLFAAAAPISLSLILNLANRRRLQLSQPAAATEIVQLKQQMTDELAALRERIQGMPDDTELNQVLASVAKLSEELARVQHQVQNAQSLVQGVELNPIRQDLSVLREHCTTFQDALAQLGRRLDRVEGEGGVAVAPAKVERLESAIAQVQGKIAQVQAKLQKLDSVPENGDRAALSAQLEQLERRLQSIESTSGGSFEQQLDELRAGFEQLRDRAPQESGGDLSALDAQIEDLQRQQGELDRRLAPLLAVAPQIEAISQQWERQPERAQIEELRSSLADALGAIADINERLERGEFAVPAGDESDEAAFSEIEDLQGVDRALAKISESVGEVLDEMNRRLSPLEAVDLAAVREQLSGQGAAIAELREQCVQLRQSLAVVDDTLEDWAIDLSPATLDRMETAIVHIQERLMAPSGATPEEGETTPTAVVSEARIEQLQQELSQVAEAVAALEMATQSLAPKQEVYEKLAELRALSVEVREGTQKALGNGGRPVVEEVHTLREHLETLARSLPNPQHLQALESEIGEIAQKFDSRPELDQIQGLMQSISEVHQRLEIATLERGSDPDGDPPERGGIDAALESLSVSVAAVEARLNQLQGESFSGEQLDPMRSQIAELHSTVAQLSDRVETLSANSPGRVDRLEGALVQVQAKLDELAKGRDRAAVQGQIEHLSREILMLARNEGAAIAAGDDLDVQQLIAESIERHVGEINQRLQAIQPYRYQLAFDRPNIRAILEEALDTARDRLILVCPWVSRASLDASLLQKFEAALDRGVKICIGWGHLRDIDRGEFPVHVNQQWQSDPTDKRGLYDALNDLEALRRRYPEQFELKILGTHENFLVCDGSSEGSDKPQGFALLASDHFLSASAELPEREVGLKTTDPEILAGLVERFYEPILAPGNPQAYYNRGFERLDMGDYRGAVEDYTEALELDPQQATAYNNRGLAHFHLGELDGAIADYSASLELNPNESVVYFNRGFAYFNRGDYEAAIADYNNALRLAPEVTGAYFYRGEAYNQLGEHQRAIADYSEAIRLAPTDAVAYNNRGLARYNQGDYPGAIDDYTQAIRLNPDDAVAYSNRGVARSAISDYRAAIEDFDRALSVHPDYAGAYNNRGLARSEIGDLQGAIADLQRAAELFATQGDRSNERQALEALHKLRSTNN, from the coding sequence TTGAATAAGCGAAGTTGGCTAGACATTGCAGAATATTTATCTGTAGCCGGATCCGTCGTCGGTTCCGGCGTCGCTGTGGCGTCACAGCAAACCGTCCTCTTCGCGGCAGCAGCCCCGATCTCGCTTTCGCTGATTCTCAATCTGGCCAATCGGCGCAGACTGCAGCTTTCGCAACCTGCTGCCGCCACGGAAATCGTGCAACTCAAACAACAAATGACCGACGAATTGGCCGCCTTGCGCGAGCGAATTCAGGGAATGCCCGACGATACGGAATTAAATCAAGTTCTGGCATCGGTGGCGAAACTGTCGGAAGAGTTGGCGAGAGTACAGCATCAAGTTCAAAACGCCCAATCGCTGGTGCAGGGCGTCGAACTCAATCCGATCCGGCAAGATCTTTCAGTTTTGCGCGAGCATTGCACGACGTTCCAAGATGCCCTCGCCCAGTTGGGCCGACGGCTCGATCGCGTCGAAGGTGAAGGGGGCGTCGCCGTCGCCCCGGCGAAAGTGGAACGCTTGGAAAGTGCGATCGCCCAAGTTCAGGGCAAAATCGCCCAAGTGCAAGCGAAACTGCAAAAACTCGACAGCGTGCCGGAAAACGGCGATCGCGCGGCCTTGAGTGCCCAACTCGAACAGCTCGAAAGACGCTTGCAAAGCATCGAAAGTACCTCTGGCGGCAGTTTCGAGCAGCAACTCGACGAACTGCGCGCCGGATTCGAGCAATTGCGCGATCGCGCGCCGCAAGAGTCCGGAGGCGATCTCAGTGCTCTCGACGCCCAGATCGAAGACCTCCAACGCCAGCAAGGCGAACTCGATCGCCGTCTGGCGCCACTCCTGGCGGTCGCACCCCAGATCGAAGCGATCTCACAACAGTGGGAACGCCAGCCGGAACGGGCGCAAATCGAAGAACTGAGAAGCTCCCTCGCCGACGCCCTCGGGGCGATCGCCGACATCAACGAGCGTCTCGAACGCGGCGAGTTCGCCGTCCCTGCGGGGGACGAGAGCGACGAGGCGGCGTTCTCCGAGATCGAAGACCTGCAAGGCGTAGACCGGGCTTTGGCCAAGATTTCCGAATCCGTAGGCGAAGTGCTCGATGAAATGAACCGCCGCTTGAGTCCGTTGGAAGCCGTCGATCTGGCGGCGGTCCGGGAACAACTCTCCGGTCAAGGGGCGGCGATCGCCGAATTGCGCGAACAGTGCGTGCAGTTGCGCCAATCCCTCGCCGTGGTCGATGACACCCTGGAAGATTGGGCGATCGATTTGTCTCCCGCCACCCTCGATCGCATGGAAACGGCGATCGTACACATCCAAGAACGGCTGATGGCGCCATCCGGGGCAACCCCCGAGGAGGGAGAAACGACCCCCACCGCCGTGGTTTCGGAAGCGAGAATCGAACAACTCCAACAAGAGTTATCTCAAGTTGCCGAAGCCGTCGCCGCCTTGGAAATGGCCACCCAAAGTCTCGCCCCCAAACAGGAGGTTTACGAAAAACTCGCCGAATTACGAGCCCTGAGTGTCGAGGTTCGCGAAGGGACCCAAAAAGCCCTCGGCAATGGCGGACGGCCCGTGGTCGAAGAAGTTCATACCTTGCGCGAACATCTCGAAACCCTCGCCCGCAGCTTGCCGAACCCGCAACATCTCCAAGCGCTCGAAAGTGAGATCGGCGAGATCGCCCAGAAGTTCGACAGCCGCCCGGAACTCGACCAAATCCAGGGGCTGATGCAGAGCATTAGCGAAGTTCACCAACGCCTGGAAATTGCCACCTTAGAGCGGGGAAGCGACCCGGACGGCGATCCCCCGGAACGCGGCGGCATCGATGCGGCCCTCGAAAGCCTCTCGGTGAGCGTGGCGGCGGTGGAAGCCCGGTTGAATCAGTTGCAAGGGGAATCGTTCTCCGGCGAACAGCTCGATCCGATGCGATCGCAGATCGCCGAACTGCATTCGACGGTGGCCCAGTTGAGCGATCGCGTCGAAACCCTGTCCGCGAACTCGCCGGGTCGGGTCGATCGCCTGGAAGGGGCGTTAGTGCAGGTGCAAGCGAAACTCGACGAACTCGCCAAAGGGCGCGATCGCGCGGCAGTTCAAGGTCAAATCGAACACCTGTCCCGGGAGATCTTAATGCTAGCCCGCAACGAGGGCGCGGCGATCGCCGCCGGGGACGACCTCGACGTGCAGCAGTTAATCGCCGAAAGTATCGAACGTCACGTCGGCGAAATCAACCAGCGCCTGCAAGCGATTCAACCCTATCGCTATCAATTGGCGTTCGATCGCCCCAACATCCGCGCGATTTTAGAAGAAGCCCTCGATACCGCGCGCGATCGTCTGATCTTAGTCTGTCCCTGGGTCAGTCGCGCCAGTTTGGATGCGTCCTTACTGCAAAAATTCGAGGCGGCCCTCGATCGCGGCGTCAAAATCTGCATCGGGTGGGGCCACTTGCGCGACATCGATCGCGGCGAATTCCCCGTCCACGTCAACCAGCAATGGCAAAGCGATCCGACGGACAAACGCGGTTTGTACGACGCCCTCAACGACCTCGAAGCCTTGCGACGCCGCTATCCGGAACAGTTCGAGTTAAAGATTCTCGGGACTCACGAGAATTTCTTGGTCTGCGACGGATCGTCGGAGGGAAGCGATAAACCCCAAGGCTTTGCACTGTTGGCGAGCGATCATTTTCTCAGCGCCAGCGCCGAGCTCCCGGAACGGGAAGTGGGTTTGAAAACTACCGATCCGGAAATTCTCGCCGGACTGGTGGAGCGCTTCTACGAGCCGATCCTGGCACCGGGGAACCCGCAAGCTTATTACAATCGCGGTTTCGAGCGCTTGGATATGGGCGATTATCGCGGCGCCGTGGAGGATTACACCGAGGCACTCGAACTCGACCCCCAACAGGCGACGGCGTATAACAATCGCGGTTTGGCTCACTTCCACCTCGGGGAGTTGGACGGGGCGATCGCCGATTACAGCGCTTCTCTCGAACTCAATCCCAACGAGTCGGTGGTTTATTTCAATCGGGGATTTGCCTATTTCAATCGCGGCGACTACGAAGCGGCGATCGCCGATTACAACAATGCCTTGCGCTTGGCGCCGGAAGTCACGGGGGCTTATTTCTACCGAGGCGAAGCGTACAACCAACTCGGGGAACACCAACGGGCGATCGCCGACTACAGCGAGGCGATCCGTCTGGCGCCGACCGATGCGGTGGCGTACAACAACCGAGGACTGGCCCGCTACAACCAAGGGGACTATCCCGGGGCGATCGACGATTACACCCAGGCGATCCGCCTCAACCCGGACGACGCGGTGGCGTACTCCAATCGCGGGGTCGCGCGATCGGCGATTTCCGACTATCGCGCGGCGATCGAAGATTTCGATCGCGCCTTGAGCGTCCATCCCGACTATGCGGGCGCCTATAACAATCGCGGTTTGGCCCGGTCGGAAATTGGCGACTTGCAAGGGGCGATCGCCGACTTGCAACGCGCTGCCGAACTGTTTGCCACTCAAGGCGATCGCTCGAACGAACGTCAAGCTTTAGAAGCCCTGCACAAACTTAGAAGTACCAACAATTAA
- a CDS encoding M20 family metallopeptidase: MLCEIRELADKLAPRLIEIRRHFHAHPELSGEEYQTAAYIAGVLSSCGLQVREGIGKTGVVGDLPGEGGDRHLLAIRTDMDALPIPERTGLEYASRNDGVMHACGHDLHATLGLGTAMVLSGLSEKLPGTVRFLFQPAEEIAQGAGWMVADGVMEGVTGILGVHVFPTIPAGSVGIRHGVLTAAADHLEITILGESGHGARPHEAIDAIWVAAQVVTSLQQAIARTHNPLHPVVLTIGKISGGRAPNAIADCVKLVGTVRSLYPDTHANLPQWIENIVAHICATYGARYEMNYQRGVPSVHNDPMLTQIVELAAQESFGSDRVVYLAEPSLGAEDFSVYLERAPGTMFRLGVGHPDRTNYPLHHPQFEIDESAIVTGVVTLASAAYKYWQTLADED, from the coding sequence ATGCTCTGCGAGATCCGAGAATTAGCCGATAAATTAGCACCGCGTTTGATCGAAATTCGCCGTCATTTTCACGCCCATCCCGAACTCAGTGGCGAGGAATATCAGACGGCGGCTTATATTGCGGGGGTGCTCTCCTCTTGCGGGCTGCAGGTTCGCGAAGGAATCGGGAAAACGGGGGTCGTGGGGGATCTGCCCGGGGAGGGCGGCGATCGCCACCTGTTAGCCATTCGCACGGATATGGACGCCTTACCGATTCCGGAACGGACGGGGTTGGAATACGCCTCGCGCAATGACGGGGTGATGCACGCTTGCGGTCACGACTTGCACGCGACCCTGGGTTTGGGTACGGCGATGGTATTGTCGGGATTGAGTGAAAAATTGCCCGGAACGGTGCGCTTTTTGTTCCAACCTGCGGAAGAAATCGCCCAGGGGGCGGGTTGGATGGTCGCCGACGGGGTGATGGAAGGAGTGACGGGGATTTTGGGGGTTCACGTGTTCCCGACGATTCCCGCCGGATCGGTGGGGATCCGCCACGGGGTATTGACGGCGGCGGCGGATCATTTGGAGATTACGATTTTAGGCGAATCCGGTCACGGGGCGCGCCCTCACGAGGCGATCGATGCGATTTGGGTGGCGGCGCAGGTGGTGACGAGTTTGCAACAGGCGATCGCCCGGACTCACAATCCCCTGCATCCAGTGGTGTTGACGATCGGGAAAATTAGTGGGGGACGGGCGCCCAACGCGATCGCCGATTGCGTCAAGTTAGTGGGAACGGTGCGATCGCTCTATCCCGACACTCACGCCAATCTGCCCCAGTGGATCGAAAATATTGTCGCCCATATTTGTGCGACTTACGGCGCCCGCTACGAGATGAATTATCAGCGTGGGGTACCGTCGGTGCACAATGACCCGATGCTGACCCAAATTGTCGAATTGGCGGCCCAGGAAAGTTTCGGGAGCGATCGCGTCGTCTATTTGGCGGAACCGTCGTTAGGGGCGGAGGATTTCTCGGTGTATCTGGAACGGGCCCCGGGAACTATGTTTCGTCTCGGAGTCGGTCATCCGGATCGAACCAACTATCCCTTACATCATCCCCAATTCGAGATCGACGAGTCGGCGATCGTCACTGGGGTGGTGACCCTGGCGAGTGCGGCGTACAAGTATTGGCAAACCCTCGCCGACGAAGATTGA